The following proteins are co-located in the Rhea pennata isolate bPtePen1 chromosome 2, bPtePen1.pri, whole genome shotgun sequence genome:
- the XCR1 gene encoding chemokine XC receptor 1, whose protein sequence is MDDEHYLPASDENYSYEYSFNESNVCERGNYFVFYTHLTTILYTLAFLLSLLGNTLVLWILFKYENLASLTNVFIMNLCVSDLVFSCMLPFWAVDQSFGWIFGEFLCKAVNAVFSTGYYSGVFFLTLMTILRYLSVVNPLSTLRSQTQCCAFLVSLAIWTCSILIVIPEVIHTTVQEDLDGMKTCDYADWKWKKVDIYQRNILFLFSFAIIVFCYFKILIILLGAKSRRKHRTVKLILIIVVAFFLSWAPYNILSFLSTFPPPTCQYEKDSNFAFHISRKIAFSHCCLNPVLYVFVGVKFKRHLLRLCNQCLPCGIGQVSSPRICSQGKFHYEDASIY, encoded by the coding sequence ATGGATGACGAACATTACTTACCTGCTTCAGATGAGAATTATTCATATGAATActcttttaatgaaagcaaTGTCTGTGAAAGGGGCaactattttgtattttacacCCATCTCACTACTATCCTCTATACTCTGGCATTTTTACTCAGCCTGCTAGGAAATACTCTAGTGCTATGGATCCTattcaaatatgaaaatctTGCATCTTTAACAAATGTCTTCATCATGAATCTTTGTGTCTCTGATTTAGTCTTCTCCTGCATGCTGCCTTTCTGGGCAGTGGACCAGTCCTTCGGGTGGATTTTTGGTGAGTTCCTCTGCAAAGCAGTGAATGCTGTTTTCTCCACTGGCTATTACAGCggtgttttctttttgactcTCATGACTATTCTGCGGTACTTGTCTGTAGTGAATCCCCTTTCAACTCTGAGATCCCAGACACAGTGTTGTGCTTTTCTGGTGAGCTTGGCCATTTGGACTTGTAGCATATTAATTGTGATTCCTGAAGTGATTCACACCACTGTACAAGAAGACTTGGATGGCATGAAGACCTGTGATTATGCTGactggaaatggaagaaagtgGACATTTATCAGAGAAATATactcttcctgttttcctttgcaattattgtattttgttatttcaagATACTGATAATTCTGCTTGGAGCAAAATCTCGCAGAAAGCACAGGACTGTGAAACTCATCCTGATTATTGTGGTAGCTTTTTTCTTGAGTTGGGCACCTTACAACATCCTCAGTTTTTTGTCTACTTTTCCACCACCTACCTGTCAGTATGAAAAGGACTCCAACTTTGCCTTTCACATCAGCCGTAAAATTGCCTTCTCCCACTGCTGCCTCAACCCTGTGCTCTATGTATTTGTTGGGGTCAAGTTCAAGAGGCATTTGTTACGTTTATGCAATCAATGTTTACCATGTGGCATCGGTCAAGTCTCCAGCCCCAGGATCTGCTCTCAAGGCAAATTCCACTATGAAGATGCGTCCATCTACTGA